A window of Streptomyces broussonetiae genomic DNA:
GGGCGCGACTGCGTCTGGTCGAGGAGCGGGTGCGCTGCGCGGTGGCGGCCCGCCGGGCCGTCGACCCCGATCCCGACGACCCGTACCGGGGGCAGTACCTCACCCCGGAGGCGGCCCAGCGGCTGCTGGACGGGCCCGGCGGGCTCGACGTACCCGGCTACGCCCCTGAGCCCCCGCCGCCCGACTCGGTGCTCGGCACCCTCGTCGCGCGCTTCGGCCTGTCGCCGGTGGACCTCGATCTGCTGCTGATCGCGCTGGCCCCGGATCTGGACGCCCGCTTCGAGCGGCTCTACGGCTATCTCAACGACGACCTGACCCGCCGTCGGCCCACGGTCTCACTGGCCCTGGAGCTGTGCGGGCTCCCGCCCGCGTCGGCCGCCCGGTTCCGGCTCACCCCTGCGGCGCCCCTGGTCGCGGGTGGGCTGCTGGAGATCGCCGAGCCGGAACGCCCGCCGCTGTCGCGGGTGCTTGCGGTACCGGACCGGGTGACCGCGTATCTGCTGGGCGACACCGCACCCGACGCCCGGCTGGCCGGGCTCCTCGGCACGGCAGCCGAGGATCCGGCGGTCGAGCCGGACGAGGTGCGGCGGGCGGCCCGCGCCGCCCGGTCCGGACCGGGCCTGGTGCATCTGCTGGACCGGGGCGGTGACACGCCGGGTCTCGCCGTCGCGGCCCTGCGCACGGCCGGTCTGGGCACGCTGGTCCTGGACGCGGCGGCACTGGCCCGGCGCACCGCCGACCTGCCCGCCCTCGCCCGGGTCGCGGCACTGGAGGCCCGGCTCACCGGGTCCGGTGTCGTCCTCGGCCCCCTGGAGGCGCTGCCCTCCGCGCCCACCGAACGGGCCCGCAGTGCACGCGAGTTGTGCGCGGCGCTGCACGGAACGCCCCTGTTCACCCACGGCGTGGACGGCTGGGACCCGGCCTGGGCGGCCGACACTCCCATCGTCCTGCCCGTGGCCCCGCCCTCCCCGCAGCGGCAGGCCGCGCGCTGGCGGCACGCCCTCACCCTGGCCGGCGCCTCCATCGGCGGCGACACCGACGACCTCGCCCGCGCGGTCGCCGCGCACC
This region includes:
- a CDS encoding AAA family ATPase, producing MTYLEETVTDIGTDPLWARLRLVEERVRCAVAARRAVDPDPDDPYRGQYLTPEAAQRLLDGPGGLDVPGYAPEPPPPDSVLGTLVARFGLSPVDLDLLLIALAPDLDARFERLYGYLNDDLTRRRPTVSLALELCGLPPASAARFRLTPAAPLVAGGLLEIAEPERPPLSRVLAVPDRVTAYLLGDTAPDARLAGLLGTAAEDPAVEPDEVRRAARAARSGPGLVHLLDRGGDTPGLAVAALRTAGLGTLVLDAAALARRTADLPALARVAALEARLTGSGVVLGPLEALPSAPTERARSARELCAALHGTPLFTHGVDGWDPAWAADTPIVLPVAPPSPQRQAARWRHALTLAGASIGGDTDDLARAVAAHRLDGGQLQRAASAAVRTADLAGRPVGPDDLRAAVRAQNGAGLARLARRIEPGVGWDDLVLPPPTRRRLRELAVRARHREQVLGQWRMRPGGGRGRGVIALFAGESGTGKTMSAEVVAADLGMDLYVVDLSTVVDKYVGETEKNLERIFTEASQVNAVLLFDEADAIFGKRSEVKDAHDRHANIESAYLLQRMESFDGIAVLTTNLRANLDEAFTRRLDVVAEFPMPDAAQRLALWERCLGDRLPRAADLDLGFCADRFELAGGSIRACAVTAAYLAADSQEPLTMRQLVSAVVQEYRKLGRLVLESEFGPYLAAALEA